From the genome of Vicia villosa cultivar HV-30 ecotype Madison, WI linkage group LG2, Vvil1.0, whole genome shotgun sequence, one region includes:
- the LOC131647781 gene encoding probable WRKY transcription factor 62 produces MENLVWFSTNGKKAMEEELIKGRDMANQLLEVLTYDDDKSNVIKEVKGSNSKSLSTLIAEDLVREVLKSLTNTLLLLNNNQDSNDVSGGAYKKLKTLNSTKHPKESNKRKSTSATWEKTSSILIDDGHTWRKYGQKKITKSKYYRSYYRCTHSDQHCEAMKHVQRTQESPPLYKTTYYARHTCKNSFYSDQNLEPNSPSDDSSVLLSFDNNDLIKQEYQLPPPLPLPPILASIKEDPMKEIHADYFDQNQFLLPENILSCNLEVYFDYLKHTTMLLSTESFEFGNVYDQFGF; encoded by the exons ATGGAGAATCTGGTTTGGTTTTCTACAAATGGTAAAAAGGCAATGGAAGAAGAACTTATAAAAGGACGTGACATGGCAAATCAACTGCTTGAAGTACTAACCTATGATGATGATAAGTCAAATGTTATTAAGGAAGTCAAAGGGTCAAACTCAAAATCATTATCAACCTTAATAGCTGAAGATCTTGTGCGAGAGGTACTCAAATCATTGACAAATACTCTTTTGCTTTTGAACAACAATCAAGACTCTAATGATGTTTCGGGTGGAGCTTACAAGAAACTCAAAACTCTCAACAGTACTAAACATCCAAAAGAGTCGAACAAGAGAAA GTCAACTTCAGCAACTTGGGAAAAGACTAGCTCAATATTGATTGATGATGGTCATACATGGAGAAAGTACGGACAAAAAAAGATAACAAAATCCAAATACTATAG GAGCTACTATAGGTGCACACACAGTGATCAGCATTGTGAAGCAATGAAACATGTTCAGAGAACTCAAGAGAGTCCTCCATTGTATAAGACTACATATTATGCCCGTCACACTTGCAAAAACTCTTTCTATTCCGACCAAAATTTGGAACCGAATTCGCCCTCTGACGACTCTTCGGTGTTGCTTAGTTTTGATAACAACGATTTAATTAAACAAGAATACCAGCTTCCACCACCATTGCCATTGCCACCAATTCTTGCTTCAATAAAAGAGGATCCCATGAAAGAGATTCATGCTGATTATTTTgatcaaaatcaatttttattaccCGAGAACATCCTATCATGTAACTTGGAAGTTTATTTCGATTATCTGAAACATACCACTATGCTATTATCGACTGAATCATTTGAATTTGGGAATGTTTATGATCAGTTTGGATTTTGA